One Oncorhynchus masou masou isolate Uvic2021 chromosome 18, UVic_Omas_1.1, whole genome shotgun sequence DNA window includes the following coding sequences:
- the LOC135504637 gene encoding MYND-type zinc finger-containing chromatin reader ZMYND8-like isoform X1, whose product MHPQSLAEEEVKTESEGVEGMDVSVRSKVSDPGSAERSLVAQKRKVSSPTHSSNGHSPSDTSPSPLKKKKKPGAIHSNNKDQSELRHGPFYYVKQPSLTTDPVDVVPQDGRNDFYCWLCHREGQVLCCELCPRVYHAKCLKLPAEPEGDWFCPECEKITVAECIETQSKAMTMLTIDQLSYLLKFALQKMKQPGTEPFWKPVSLEQHPDYAEYIFHAMDLATLEKNMKKKMYGCTEAFLADMKWILHNCIIYNGGNHKLTATAKVVVKICEHEMNEIEVCPECYLSSCQKRDNWFCEPCGHTHPLVWAKLKGFPFWPAKALREKDGQVDARFFGQHDRAWVPINNCYLMSKEIPFSVKKTKSIFNSAMQEMEVYVENIRKKFGVFNYAPFRTPFTPNNQLQMLLDPANPGAGAVKMEKPDKMRFNFDMTASPKMLLGKSSLSSGMGRRISLTDMPRSPMSTNSSVHTGSDVEQDGMERGPRNPPFHYSAGEESMDYTASPASVKMGHAGSLTGSPKPFSPGLVPKQERAPGTGSILNLNLDRVKAEMDLKELSEAVQQQQQQQQQQQGSSLLTTTPKRPIRSLDKTIESCKAQLGIDGISEDVYKGVEHSDSEDSEKSDSSDSEYLSDEEHRQKSAAHDDKDKAERESRKRPKASTQGEDKEAVTETRDRKNSEALLKDRQGINGPERDSQEKPRTPQTQPPTDMPKAPEEGRAGTPRTLAGPDQDSDSERELVIDLGDEQGGRDRKARREPGAVVAKATKEPLGTKLEGKFPAAVAPSPASATLSNLKDPSQSLINPPLNLSSSTGSGQPNTALSTTPSPAPTSAPTLSSAAVALAVKKQRPLLPKETAQAVQRTVVWNPANKFQTSSQKWHMQKVQRQQQEEQPSTPTQTQAPVPVQAPTQTQAQTRSPQQLQSQQQLPGSSSMRYQTRQAAKAVQQKDGPQTSTSSVTLVTSGASSSSYLAGDFQIPTASADVAADIAKYTNKMMETIKGTMTEIYNDLSKSTSGNTIAEIRRLRIEIEKLQWLHQQELSEMKHNLELTMAEMRQSLEQERERLVAEVKKQMEVEKQQAVDDTKKKQWCANCRKEAIFYCCWNTSYCDYPCQQAHWPEHMKSCTQSATASQQEPEAESTSDPSAKPPGHSSSAQAPSGTGSAATDKGPSPTCCVDKSKDSASATVP is encoded by the exons atgcatccacagAG TCTGGCTGAGGAGGAGGTAAAGACCGAGTCCgagggggtagaggggatggATGTGTCCGTGCGATCCAAAG TGTCTGACCCTGGGTCAGCAGAGCGGTCGCTGGTGGCTCAGAAGAGGAAGGTTTCCAGCCCCACCCACTCCTCCAATGGCCACTCCCCCTCAGACACCTCCCCCAGCCccctgaagaagaagaagaaacctGGAGCCATCCATAGCAACAACAAAGaccag TCAGAGCTAAGACATGGTCCCTTTTACTATGTGAAGCAGCCATCACTCACCACAGACCCTGTTGATGTTGTACCGCAGGACGGCAGGAATGACTTCTACTGCTGGCTGTGCCACCGCGAGGGCCAGGTGCTCTGCTGTGAGCTCTGCCCGAGGGTGTACCATGCCAAGTGCCTCAAACTGCCAGCAGAGCCCGAGGGCGACTGGTTCTGTCCAGAGTGTGAG AAAATCACAGTAGCAGAGTGCATAGAGACACAGAGCAAAGCCATGACCATGCTAACGATAGATCAGCTCTCATACCTGCTGAAGTTTGCCCTCCAGAAGATGAAACAGCCAGGG ACTGAGCCCTTCTGGAAGCCTGTGTCTCTGGAGCAGCACCCTGACTATGCCGAGTACATATTCCATGCAATGGACCTCGCAACACTGGAGAAG AATATGAAAAAGAAAATGTATGGCTGCACGGAAGCCTTCTTGGCTGACATGAAATGGATATTGCACAACTGCATCATCTACAATGGTG GTAATCACAAACTAACAGCAACAGCAAAGGTCGTTGTGAAGATCTGTGAACATGAA ATGAACGAAATCGAGGTCTGTCCAGAGTGCTACCTGTCCTCGTGCCAAAAGAGGGACAACTGGTTTTGCGAGCCATGT GGTCATACCCACCCCCTGGTGTGGGCCAAGCTGAAGGGCTTCCCCTTCTGGCCAGCCAAAGCACTGCGGGAGAAAGACGGACAGGTGGACGCACGCTTCTTCGGACAGCATGACAG GGCGTGGGTTCCCATCAACAACTGCTACCTCATGTCCAAGGAGATTCCCTTCTCTGTAAAGAAGACCAAGAGCATCTTCAACAGCGCCATGCAGGAGATGGAGGTCTATGTGGAGAACATCCGCAAGAAGTTTGGTGTGTTTAACTACGCCCCCTTCCGCACCCCCTTCACGCCCAACAACCAGCTCCAGATGCTGCTGGATCCAGCCAACCCCGGGGCAGGGGCCGTGAAGATGGAGAAACCCGACAAGATGCGCTTCAACTTCGACATGACCGCGTCTCCCAAGATGCTCCTGGGCAAGAGCTCTCTGTCGAGCGGGATGGGGCGGAGGATCTCTCTGACAGACATGCCTCGCTCTCCCATGAGCACCAACTCCTCTGTACACACGGGGTCTGACGTGGAgcaggatgggatggagagagggccCAGGAACCCCCCATTCCACTACAGTGCTGGGGAGGAGTCTATGGACTACACCG CGTCCCCTGCGTCAGTGAAGATGGGCCATGCAGGCAGCTTGACGGGCAGCCCCAAGCCATTCTCCCCTGGTCTGGTGCCCAAGCAGGAGAGGGCCCCGGGCACAGGCAGCATCCTCAACCTCAACCTGG ATCGTGTGAAGGCTGAGATGGACCTGAAGGAGCTCAGTGAGGcagtacagcagcagcagcaacaacaacaacaacaacaggggtCATCACTCCTCACCACCACCCCCAAGAGACCAATCAGGAGCCTGGACAAGACCATTGAGAGCTGCAAGGCCCAACTAG GCATTGATGGGATCTCTGAGGACGTGTATAAGGGCGTGGAGCACAGTGACTCAGAGGATTCCGAAAAGTCTGACTCCAGCGACAGCGAGTACCTTAGCGATGAGGAGCACAGACAGAAGAGCGCCGCCCATGACGACAAGGACAAAGCAGAGAGGGAGTCAAGGAAGAGGCCCAAGGCGAGCACACAGGGAGAGGACAAGGAGGCAGTCACAGAGACCAGGGATAGAAAAAACTCTGAAGCCCTGCTCAAAGACAGACAGGGCATCAATGGCCCAGAGAGAGACTCCCAGGAGAAGCCCAGGacgccccagactcagccccccACAGATATGCCCAAGGCCccagaggaggggagggcaggcacACCCCGGACCCTTGCTGGCCCAGACCAGGACTCCGACTCGGAGAGGGAGCTGGTTATTGACCTGGGGGATGAGCAGGGGGGTCGCGACCGTAAGGCCAGGAGGGAGCCAGGGGCTGTAGTCGCCAAGGCCACGAAGGAGCCCCTTGGCACCAAGCTGGAAG GCAAATTCCCTGCCGCGGTGGCACCCTCTCCAGCCTCTGCCACTTTGTCCAACCTcaaagaccccagtcagtcaCTCATCAACCCTCCACTCAACCTGTCCTCCAGCACAGGCTCTGGTCAGCCCAACACGGCCCTCAGCACCACCCCCTCTCCAGCCCCCACCTCCGCCCCCACCCTCTCCTCCGCCGCCGTCGCCTTGGCAGTGAAGAAACAGCGCCCTCTGCTGCCCAAAGAGACGGCTCAGGCAGTGCAGCGTACGGTGGTGTGGAACCCGGCCAACAAGTTCCAGACGTCGTCCCAGAAGTGGCACATGCAGAAGGtgcagcggcagcagcaggaggagcagcCGTCTACGCCAACACAAACACAGGCTCCTGTTCCGGTCCAGGCGCCGACGCAGACCCAGGCACAGACACGCAGTCCACAGCAGCTCCAGTCACAGCAGCAGTTGCCGGGATCTTCCAGTATGCGCTACCAGACCAGACAAGCAGCAAAAG CCGTGCAACAGAAAGATGGTCCCCAGACCTCCACCTCATCAGTCACCTTGGTCACCTCTggtgcctcctcctcctcttacctgGCAGGAGACTTTCAGATCCCCACAGCCTCAGCAGATGTGGCAGCTGACATAGCAAAGTACACCAACAAA ATGATGGAAACGATTAAAGGAACAATGACAGAAATCTACAACGACCTTTCCAAAAGCACTTCAGGAAACACAATCGCAGAG ATCCGGCGGCTGAGGATAGAGATTGAGAAACTTCAGTGGCTACATCAGCAAGAGCTTTCAGAGATGAAGCACAATCTTG AACTGACTATGGCGGAGATGAGGCAGAGTCTGGAGCAGGAGAGGGAGCGTCTGGTGGCGGAGGTGAAGAAGCAGATGGAGGTAGAGAAACAGCAGGCGGTGGATGACACCAAGAAAAAGCAGTGGTGTGCCAACTGCAGGAAGGAGGCCATATTCTACTGCTGCTGGAACACCAGCTACTGTGACTACCCCTGCCAGCAAGCCCACTGGCCAGAACACATGAAGTCCTGCACACAGTCAG CAACAGCTTCTCAGCAGGAACCAGAGGCGGAGTCTACTTCTGACCCTTCAGCCAAACCACCAGGTCACTCCTCCAGTGCCCAGGCCCCTTCTGGTACAGGATCTGCTGCCACAGACAAAGGCCCCTCTCCTACCTGCTGTGTAGACAAGAGCAAGGACAGTGCCAGTGCTACTGTGCCCTAA
- the LOC135504637 gene encoding MYND-type zinc finger-containing chromatin reader ZMYND8-like isoform X3, which produces MHPQSLAEEEVKTESEGVEGMDVSVRSKVSDPGSAERSLVAQKRKVSSPTHSSNGHSPSDTSPSPLKKKKKPGAIHSNNKDQDGRNDFYCWLCHREGQVLCCELCPRVYHAKCLKLPAEPEGDWFCPECEKITVAECIETQSKAMTMLTIDQLSYLLKFALQKMKQPGTEPFWKPVSLEQHPDYAEYIFHAMDLATLEKNMKKKMYGCTEAFLADMKWILHNCIIYNGGNHKLTATAKVVVKICEHEMNEIEVCPECYLSSCQKRDNWFCEPCGHTHPLVWAKLKGFPFWPAKALREKDGQVDARFFGQHDRAWVPINNCYLMSKEIPFSVKKTKSIFNSAMQEMEVYVENIRKKFGVFNYAPFRTPFTPNNQLQMLLDPANPGAGAVKMEKPDKMRFNFDMTASPKMLLGKSSLSSGMGRRISLTDMPRSPMSTNSSVHTGSDVEQDGMERGPRNPPFHYSAGEESMDYTASPASVKMGHAGSLTGSPKPFSPGLVPKQERAPGTGSILNLNLDRVKAEMDLKELSEAVQQQQQQQQQQQGSSLLTTTPKRPIRSLDKTIESCKAQLGIDGISEDVYKGVEHSDSEDSEKSDSSDSEYLSDEEHRQKSAAHDDKDKAERESRKRPKASTQGEDKEAVTETRDRKNSEALLKDRQGINGPERDSQEKPRTPQTQPPTDMPKAPEEGRAGTPRTLAGPDQDSDSERELVIDLGDEQGGRDRKARREPGAVVAKATKEPLGTKLEGKFPAAVAPSPASATLSNLKDPSQSLINPPLNLSSSTGSGQPNTALSTTPSPAPTSAPTLSSAAVALAVKKQRPLLPKETAQAVQRTVVWNPANKFQTSSQKWHMQKVQRQQQEEQPSTPTQTQAPVPVQAPTQTQAQTRSPQQLQSQQQLPGSSSMRYQTRQAAKAVQQKDGPQTSTSSVTLVTSGASSSSYLAGDFQIPTASADVAADIAKYTNKMMETIKGTMTEIYNDLSKSTSGNTIAEIRRLRIEIEKLQWLHQQELSEMKHNLELTMAEMRQSLEQERERLVAEVKKQMEVEKQQAVDDTKKKQWCANCRKEAIFYCCWNTSYCDYPCQQAHWPEHMKSCTQSATASQQEPEAESTSDPSAKPPGHSSSAQAPSGTGSAATDKGPSPTCCVDKSKDSASATVP; this is translated from the exons atgcatccacagAG TCTGGCTGAGGAGGAGGTAAAGACCGAGTCCgagggggtagaggggatggATGTGTCCGTGCGATCCAAAG TGTCTGACCCTGGGTCAGCAGAGCGGTCGCTGGTGGCTCAGAAGAGGAAGGTTTCCAGCCCCACCCACTCCTCCAATGGCCACTCCCCCTCAGACACCTCCCCCAGCCccctgaagaagaagaagaaacctGGAGCCATCCATAGCAACAACAAAGaccag GACGGCAGGAATGACTTCTACTGCTGGCTGTGCCACCGCGAGGGCCAGGTGCTCTGCTGTGAGCTCTGCCCGAGGGTGTACCATGCCAAGTGCCTCAAACTGCCAGCAGAGCCCGAGGGCGACTGGTTCTGTCCAGAGTGTGAG AAAATCACAGTAGCAGAGTGCATAGAGACACAGAGCAAAGCCATGACCATGCTAACGATAGATCAGCTCTCATACCTGCTGAAGTTTGCCCTCCAGAAGATGAAACAGCCAGGG ACTGAGCCCTTCTGGAAGCCTGTGTCTCTGGAGCAGCACCCTGACTATGCCGAGTACATATTCCATGCAATGGACCTCGCAACACTGGAGAAG AATATGAAAAAGAAAATGTATGGCTGCACGGAAGCCTTCTTGGCTGACATGAAATGGATATTGCACAACTGCATCATCTACAATGGTG GTAATCACAAACTAACAGCAACAGCAAAGGTCGTTGTGAAGATCTGTGAACATGAA ATGAACGAAATCGAGGTCTGTCCAGAGTGCTACCTGTCCTCGTGCCAAAAGAGGGACAACTGGTTTTGCGAGCCATGT GGTCATACCCACCCCCTGGTGTGGGCCAAGCTGAAGGGCTTCCCCTTCTGGCCAGCCAAAGCACTGCGGGAGAAAGACGGACAGGTGGACGCACGCTTCTTCGGACAGCATGACAG GGCGTGGGTTCCCATCAACAACTGCTACCTCATGTCCAAGGAGATTCCCTTCTCTGTAAAGAAGACCAAGAGCATCTTCAACAGCGCCATGCAGGAGATGGAGGTCTATGTGGAGAACATCCGCAAGAAGTTTGGTGTGTTTAACTACGCCCCCTTCCGCACCCCCTTCACGCCCAACAACCAGCTCCAGATGCTGCTGGATCCAGCCAACCCCGGGGCAGGGGCCGTGAAGATGGAGAAACCCGACAAGATGCGCTTCAACTTCGACATGACCGCGTCTCCCAAGATGCTCCTGGGCAAGAGCTCTCTGTCGAGCGGGATGGGGCGGAGGATCTCTCTGACAGACATGCCTCGCTCTCCCATGAGCACCAACTCCTCTGTACACACGGGGTCTGACGTGGAgcaggatgggatggagagagggccCAGGAACCCCCCATTCCACTACAGTGCTGGGGAGGAGTCTATGGACTACACCG CGTCCCCTGCGTCAGTGAAGATGGGCCATGCAGGCAGCTTGACGGGCAGCCCCAAGCCATTCTCCCCTGGTCTGGTGCCCAAGCAGGAGAGGGCCCCGGGCACAGGCAGCATCCTCAACCTCAACCTGG ATCGTGTGAAGGCTGAGATGGACCTGAAGGAGCTCAGTGAGGcagtacagcagcagcagcaacaacaacaacaacaacaggggtCATCACTCCTCACCACCACCCCCAAGAGACCAATCAGGAGCCTGGACAAGACCATTGAGAGCTGCAAGGCCCAACTAG GCATTGATGGGATCTCTGAGGACGTGTATAAGGGCGTGGAGCACAGTGACTCAGAGGATTCCGAAAAGTCTGACTCCAGCGACAGCGAGTACCTTAGCGATGAGGAGCACAGACAGAAGAGCGCCGCCCATGACGACAAGGACAAAGCAGAGAGGGAGTCAAGGAAGAGGCCCAAGGCGAGCACACAGGGAGAGGACAAGGAGGCAGTCACAGAGACCAGGGATAGAAAAAACTCTGAAGCCCTGCTCAAAGACAGACAGGGCATCAATGGCCCAGAGAGAGACTCCCAGGAGAAGCCCAGGacgccccagactcagccccccACAGATATGCCCAAGGCCccagaggaggggagggcaggcacACCCCGGACCCTTGCTGGCCCAGACCAGGACTCCGACTCGGAGAGGGAGCTGGTTATTGACCTGGGGGATGAGCAGGGGGGTCGCGACCGTAAGGCCAGGAGGGAGCCAGGGGCTGTAGTCGCCAAGGCCACGAAGGAGCCCCTTGGCACCAAGCTGGAAG GCAAATTCCCTGCCGCGGTGGCACCCTCTCCAGCCTCTGCCACTTTGTCCAACCTcaaagaccccagtcagtcaCTCATCAACCCTCCACTCAACCTGTCCTCCAGCACAGGCTCTGGTCAGCCCAACACGGCCCTCAGCACCACCCCCTCTCCAGCCCCCACCTCCGCCCCCACCCTCTCCTCCGCCGCCGTCGCCTTGGCAGTGAAGAAACAGCGCCCTCTGCTGCCCAAAGAGACGGCTCAGGCAGTGCAGCGTACGGTGGTGTGGAACCCGGCCAACAAGTTCCAGACGTCGTCCCAGAAGTGGCACATGCAGAAGGtgcagcggcagcagcaggaggagcagcCGTCTACGCCAACACAAACACAGGCTCCTGTTCCGGTCCAGGCGCCGACGCAGACCCAGGCACAGACACGCAGTCCACAGCAGCTCCAGTCACAGCAGCAGTTGCCGGGATCTTCCAGTATGCGCTACCAGACCAGACAAGCAGCAAAAG CCGTGCAACAGAAAGATGGTCCCCAGACCTCCACCTCATCAGTCACCTTGGTCACCTCTggtgcctcctcctcctcttacctgGCAGGAGACTTTCAGATCCCCACAGCCTCAGCAGATGTGGCAGCTGACATAGCAAAGTACACCAACAAA ATGATGGAAACGATTAAAGGAACAATGACAGAAATCTACAACGACCTTTCCAAAAGCACTTCAGGAAACACAATCGCAGAG ATCCGGCGGCTGAGGATAGAGATTGAGAAACTTCAGTGGCTACATCAGCAAGAGCTTTCAGAGATGAAGCACAATCTTG AACTGACTATGGCGGAGATGAGGCAGAGTCTGGAGCAGGAGAGGGAGCGTCTGGTGGCGGAGGTGAAGAAGCAGATGGAGGTAGAGAAACAGCAGGCGGTGGATGACACCAAGAAAAAGCAGTGGTGTGCCAACTGCAGGAAGGAGGCCATATTCTACTGCTGCTGGAACACCAGCTACTGTGACTACCCCTGCCAGCAAGCCCACTGGCCAGAACACATGAAGTCCTGCACACAGTCAG CAACAGCTTCTCAGCAGGAACCAGAGGCGGAGTCTACTTCTGACCCTTCAGCCAAACCACCAGGTCACTCCTCCAGTGCCCAGGCCCCTTCTGGTACAGGATCTGCTGCCACAGACAAAGGCCCCTCTCCTACCTGCTGTGTAGACAAGAGCAAGGACAGTGCCAGTGCTACTGTGCCCTAA
- the LOC135504637 gene encoding MYND-type zinc finger-containing chromatin reader ZMYND8-like isoform X2 has translation MDVSVRSKVSDPGSAERSLVAQKRKVSSPTHSSNGHSPSDTSPSPLKKKKKPGAIHSNNKDQSELRHGPFYYVKQPSLTTDPVDVVPQDGRNDFYCWLCHREGQVLCCELCPRVYHAKCLKLPAEPEGDWFCPECEKITVAECIETQSKAMTMLTIDQLSYLLKFALQKMKQPGTEPFWKPVSLEQHPDYAEYIFHAMDLATLEKNMKKKMYGCTEAFLADMKWILHNCIIYNGGNHKLTATAKVVVKICEHEMNEIEVCPECYLSSCQKRDNWFCEPCGHTHPLVWAKLKGFPFWPAKALREKDGQVDARFFGQHDRAWVPINNCYLMSKEIPFSVKKTKSIFNSAMQEMEVYVENIRKKFGVFNYAPFRTPFTPNNQLQMLLDPANPGAGAVKMEKPDKMRFNFDMTASPKMLLGKSSLSSGMGRRISLTDMPRSPMSTNSSVHTGSDVEQDGMERGPRNPPFHYSAGEESMDYTASPASVKMGHAGSLTGSPKPFSPGLVPKQERAPGTGSILNLNLDRVKAEMDLKELSEAVQQQQQQQQQQQGSSLLTTTPKRPIRSLDKTIESCKAQLGIDGISEDVYKGVEHSDSEDSEKSDSSDSEYLSDEEHRQKSAAHDDKDKAERESRKRPKASTQGEDKEAVTETRDRKNSEALLKDRQGINGPERDSQEKPRTPQTQPPTDMPKAPEEGRAGTPRTLAGPDQDSDSERELVIDLGDEQGGRDRKARREPGAVVAKATKEPLGTKLEGKFPAAVAPSPASATLSNLKDPSQSLINPPLNLSSSTGSGQPNTALSTTPSPAPTSAPTLSSAAVALAVKKQRPLLPKETAQAVQRTVVWNPANKFQTSSQKWHMQKVQRQQQEEQPSTPTQTQAPVPVQAPTQTQAQTRSPQQLQSQQQLPGSSSMRYQTRQAAKAVQQKDGPQTSTSSVTLVTSGASSSSYLAGDFQIPTASADVAADIAKYTNKMMETIKGTMTEIYNDLSKSTSGNTIAEIRRLRIEIEKLQWLHQQELSEMKHNLELTMAEMRQSLEQERERLVAEVKKQMEVEKQQAVDDTKKKQWCANCRKEAIFYCCWNTSYCDYPCQQAHWPEHMKSCTQSATASQQEPEAESTSDPSAKPPGHSSSAQAPSGTGSAATDKGPSPTCCVDKSKDSASATVP, from the exons atggATGTGTCCGTGCGATCCAAAG TGTCTGACCCTGGGTCAGCAGAGCGGTCGCTGGTGGCTCAGAAGAGGAAGGTTTCCAGCCCCACCCACTCCTCCAATGGCCACTCCCCCTCAGACACCTCCCCCAGCCccctgaagaagaagaagaaacctGGAGCCATCCATAGCAACAACAAAGaccag TCAGAGCTAAGACATGGTCCCTTTTACTATGTGAAGCAGCCATCACTCACCACAGACCCTGTTGATGTTGTACCGCAGGACGGCAGGAATGACTTCTACTGCTGGCTGTGCCACCGCGAGGGCCAGGTGCTCTGCTGTGAGCTCTGCCCGAGGGTGTACCATGCCAAGTGCCTCAAACTGCCAGCAGAGCCCGAGGGCGACTGGTTCTGTCCAGAGTGTGAG AAAATCACAGTAGCAGAGTGCATAGAGACACAGAGCAAAGCCATGACCATGCTAACGATAGATCAGCTCTCATACCTGCTGAAGTTTGCCCTCCAGAAGATGAAACAGCCAGGG ACTGAGCCCTTCTGGAAGCCTGTGTCTCTGGAGCAGCACCCTGACTATGCCGAGTACATATTCCATGCAATGGACCTCGCAACACTGGAGAAG AATATGAAAAAGAAAATGTATGGCTGCACGGAAGCCTTCTTGGCTGACATGAAATGGATATTGCACAACTGCATCATCTACAATGGTG GTAATCACAAACTAACAGCAACAGCAAAGGTCGTTGTGAAGATCTGTGAACATGAA ATGAACGAAATCGAGGTCTGTCCAGAGTGCTACCTGTCCTCGTGCCAAAAGAGGGACAACTGGTTTTGCGAGCCATGT GGTCATACCCACCCCCTGGTGTGGGCCAAGCTGAAGGGCTTCCCCTTCTGGCCAGCCAAAGCACTGCGGGAGAAAGACGGACAGGTGGACGCACGCTTCTTCGGACAGCATGACAG GGCGTGGGTTCCCATCAACAACTGCTACCTCATGTCCAAGGAGATTCCCTTCTCTGTAAAGAAGACCAAGAGCATCTTCAACAGCGCCATGCAGGAGATGGAGGTCTATGTGGAGAACATCCGCAAGAAGTTTGGTGTGTTTAACTACGCCCCCTTCCGCACCCCCTTCACGCCCAACAACCAGCTCCAGATGCTGCTGGATCCAGCCAACCCCGGGGCAGGGGCCGTGAAGATGGAGAAACCCGACAAGATGCGCTTCAACTTCGACATGACCGCGTCTCCCAAGATGCTCCTGGGCAAGAGCTCTCTGTCGAGCGGGATGGGGCGGAGGATCTCTCTGACAGACATGCCTCGCTCTCCCATGAGCACCAACTCCTCTGTACACACGGGGTCTGACGTGGAgcaggatgggatggagagagggccCAGGAACCCCCCATTCCACTACAGTGCTGGGGAGGAGTCTATGGACTACACCG CGTCCCCTGCGTCAGTGAAGATGGGCCATGCAGGCAGCTTGACGGGCAGCCCCAAGCCATTCTCCCCTGGTCTGGTGCCCAAGCAGGAGAGGGCCCCGGGCACAGGCAGCATCCTCAACCTCAACCTGG ATCGTGTGAAGGCTGAGATGGACCTGAAGGAGCTCAGTGAGGcagtacagcagcagcagcaacaacaacaacaacaacaggggtCATCACTCCTCACCACCACCCCCAAGAGACCAATCAGGAGCCTGGACAAGACCATTGAGAGCTGCAAGGCCCAACTAG GCATTGATGGGATCTCTGAGGACGTGTATAAGGGCGTGGAGCACAGTGACTCAGAGGATTCCGAAAAGTCTGACTCCAGCGACAGCGAGTACCTTAGCGATGAGGAGCACAGACAGAAGAGCGCCGCCCATGACGACAAGGACAAAGCAGAGAGGGAGTCAAGGAAGAGGCCCAAGGCGAGCACACAGGGAGAGGACAAGGAGGCAGTCACAGAGACCAGGGATAGAAAAAACTCTGAAGCCCTGCTCAAAGACAGACAGGGCATCAATGGCCCAGAGAGAGACTCCCAGGAGAAGCCCAGGacgccccagactcagccccccACAGATATGCCCAAGGCCccagaggaggggagggcaggcacACCCCGGACCCTTGCTGGCCCAGACCAGGACTCCGACTCGGAGAGGGAGCTGGTTATTGACCTGGGGGATGAGCAGGGGGGTCGCGACCGTAAGGCCAGGAGGGAGCCAGGGGCTGTAGTCGCCAAGGCCACGAAGGAGCCCCTTGGCACCAAGCTGGAAG GCAAATTCCCTGCCGCGGTGGCACCCTCTCCAGCCTCTGCCACTTTGTCCAACCTcaaagaccccagtcagtcaCTCATCAACCCTCCACTCAACCTGTCCTCCAGCACAGGCTCTGGTCAGCCCAACACGGCCCTCAGCACCACCCCCTCTCCAGCCCCCACCTCCGCCCCCACCCTCTCCTCCGCCGCCGTCGCCTTGGCAGTGAAGAAACAGCGCCCTCTGCTGCCCAAAGAGACGGCTCAGGCAGTGCAGCGTACGGTGGTGTGGAACCCGGCCAACAAGTTCCAGACGTCGTCCCAGAAGTGGCACATGCAGAAGGtgcagcggcagcagcaggaggagcagcCGTCTACGCCAACACAAACACAGGCTCCTGTTCCGGTCCAGGCGCCGACGCAGACCCAGGCACAGACACGCAGTCCACAGCAGCTCCAGTCACAGCAGCAGTTGCCGGGATCTTCCAGTATGCGCTACCAGACCAGACAAGCAGCAAAAG CCGTGCAACAGAAAGATGGTCCCCAGACCTCCACCTCATCAGTCACCTTGGTCACCTCTggtgcctcctcctcctcttacctgGCAGGAGACTTTCAGATCCCCACAGCCTCAGCAGATGTGGCAGCTGACATAGCAAAGTACACCAACAAA ATGATGGAAACGATTAAAGGAACAATGACAGAAATCTACAACGACCTTTCCAAAAGCACTTCAGGAAACACAATCGCAGAG ATCCGGCGGCTGAGGATAGAGATTGAGAAACTTCAGTGGCTACATCAGCAAGAGCTTTCAGAGATGAAGCACAATCTTG AACTGACTATGGCGGAGATGAGGCAGAGTCTGGAGCAGGAGAGGGAGCGTCTGGTGGCGGAGGTGAAGAAGCAGATGGAGGTAGAGAAACAGCAGGCGGTGGATGACACCAAGAAAAAGCAGTGGTGTGCCAACTGCAGGAAGGAGGCCATATTCTACTGCTGCTGGAACACCAGCTACTGTGACTACCCCTGCCAGCAAGCCCACTGGCCAGAACACATGAAGTCCTGCACACAGTCAG CAACAGCTTCTCAGCAGGAACCAGAGGCGGAGTCTACTTCTGACCCTTCAGCCAAACCACCAGGTCACTCCTCCAGTGCCCAGGCCCCTTCTGGTACAGGATCTGCTGCCACAGACAAAGGCCCCTCTCCTACCTGCTGTGTAGACAAGAGCAAGGACAGTGCCAGTGCTACTGTGCCCTAA